One window of Neomonachus schauinslandi unplaced genomic scaffold, ASM220157v2 HiC_scaffold_249, whole genome shotgun sequence genomic DNA carries:
- the LOC123323702 gene encoding 60S ribosomal protein L37a-like produces the protein MAKRTKKVGIVDKYGTRYGAPLRKMVKKIEIRQHAKYTCSFCGKIKMKRRAVGIWHCGSCMKTIAGGSWTYNTTSAVTVKSAIRGLKELKDQ, from the coding sequence ATGGCTAAACGCACCAAGAAGGTCGGAATCGTGGATAAATACGGGACCCGTTATGGTGCCCCCCTCAGGAAAATGGTGAAGAAGATTGAAATAAGACAGCACGCCAAGTACACTTGCTCCTTCTGTGGCAAAATCAAGATGAAAAGACGAGCTGTGGGGATCTGGCATTGTGGCTCCTGCATGAAAACCATCGCTGGTGGCTCCTGGACCTACAACACCACTTCTGCTGTCACAGTAAAATCTGCCATCAGAGGACTGAAGGAGTTGAAAGACCAGTAG